The following proteins are co-located in the Legionella busanensis genome:
- a CDS encoding inorganic phosphate transporter has product MDYSFILLLVALALCFLMTWGVGANDLANVMSTTMGSKAITVRQAMFIAILFEFAGAFLGGSGVTETMRDGIINSSQLLDQPLVLIEGMLGVLLACTIWMNLASYLGVPVSITNALVGSMVGFGATVLGSQAIHWDQVYRIAISWITSPFIAGITAYALFTSIQQVIFIKSDPLEKAKMYVPIYLFLVGSILSFITVFKGLNHFDIHLNFKQDLAVTLATSITLTIVGMIIIKRIPEIGKIRRRDRFIQVERYFAVLMALTACAMVFAHGSNDVALAVGPLTIIYSLVTTPHQSIGLDNYPAWIIFLGCLGVVSGLLMYGRKVIETVGSSITALTPSRAFAATLAAATTVVVATSLGIPVSATQTLVGAVLGVGLARGIGALNLIVIRNIFMSWILTLPMASLLTILSYKLLHALIG; this is encoded by the coding sequence ATGGATTATTCTTTTATTTTACTTTTAGTTGCTCTTGCACTTTGTTTTCTAATGACCTGGGGTGTAGGTGCTAATGATTTAGCTAATGTTATGAGTACCACAATGGGCTCAAAAGCTATTACCGTTCGTCAAGCAATGTTTATAGCAATTCTCTTTGAATTTGCCGGTGCTTTTCTAGGTGGTAGTGGCGTTACTGAAACGATGCGTGATGGTATTATTAATAGTAGCCAACTCCTTGATCAGCCTTTAGTACTTATTGAAGGTATGCTTGGCGTTTTATTAGCTTGCACTATCTGGATGAACCTAGCTAGTTATTTAGGGGTACCTGTATCCATTACTAATGCCTTAGTTGGCTCTATGGTTGGCTTTGGTGCTACCGTTTTAGGTAGTCAAGCTATTCACTGGGATCAGGTTTATCGTATTGCTATTAGTTGGATAACCTCTCCCTTTATAGCAGGCATTACAGCTTATGCTTTATTTACCAGTATTCAACAAGTTATTTTTATTAAAAGCGATCCGCTAGAAAAGGCAAAAATGTATGTACCTATTTATCTTTTTTTAGTAGGTTCTATTTTATCCTTTATTACCGTATTCAAAGGTTTAAACCACTTTGATATTCACCTTAATTTTAAACAAGATTTAGCAGTTACTTTAGCAACTAGTATAACGCTTACCATTGTAGGCATGATTATCATTAAGCGTATTCCAGAAATAGGAAAAATTAGACGGCGTGATCGCTTTATTCAGGTTGAAAGATATTTTGCAGTATTGATGGCTTTAACTGCTTGTGCAATGGTTTTTGCGCATGGTTCTAATGATGTAGCCTTAGCTGTAGGCCCTTTAACAATCATTTATTCGTTGGTAACTACTCCTCATCAATCTATAGGCTTAGATAACTACCCTGCTTGGATTATTTTTTTAGGTTGTTTAGGTGTTGTTTCTGGACTCTTAATGTATGGCCGTAAAGTGATTGAAACAGTAGGAAGTTCTATTACGGCTTTAACCCCAAGTCGCGCTTTTGCTGCTACTTTAGCAGCAGCTACTACAGTTGTAGTTGCAACTAGTTTAGGAATTCCTGTCTCTGCTACTCAAACGTTAGTAGGTGCTGTTTTAGGTGTAGGATTAGCACGAGGTATTGGTGCACTTAACTTAATTGTGATTCGTAATATTTTTATGTCCTGGATATTAACCTTACCTATGGCATCTTTATTAACTATTCTTTCTTATAAGCTATTACATGCTTTAATTGGCTAA
- a CDS encoding TIGR00153 family protein — MGSIFNMFGPSPIRPIEQHMRKVHQCAKQLHPFFTAVLSQDWQIADTIKQKIVELEKEADGIKRDLRLHLPTGLFLPVSRTDLLELLSAQDRIANKAEDIAGLIISRQMKIPHEISEAFMTFLSRCLDASKQACKAINELDELLESGFRGSEVNIVEEMIMMLDEIEHDSDKKLWDIRHSIFELENDMPVIEVIFLYKLVQWIGDLADHAQTVGARLQILIAR, encoded by the coding sequence ATGGGAAGCATCTTTAATATGTTTGGGCCTTCACCGATTAGGCCTATTGAACAACATATGCGTAAAGTGCATCAATGTGCCAAACAGCTTCATCCTTTTTTTACTGCTGTTCTTAGTCAAGATTGGCAAATTGCAGATACAATCAAACAAAAGATTGTTGAGCTGGAAAAAGAGGCTGACGGTATTAAACGAGACCTAAGACTACATCTACCTACTGGCCTTTTTCTTCCTGTATCTCGCACTGATCTTTTAGAATTGTTAAGCGCCCAAGATCGCATCGCAAATAAGGCAGAAGATATTGCAGGTTTAATTATAAGTCGCCAGATGAAAATTCCTCATGAAATTTCAGAGGCATTCATGACATTCCTTAGTCGCTGCTTAGATGCTTCTAAACAAGCTTGCAAGGCAATCAATGAACTTGATGAGCTACTAGAAAGCGGTTTTCGTGGTAGTGAAGTCAATATTGTTGAAGAAATGATTATGATGCTCGATGAAATAGAACATGATAGTGATAAAAAACTTTGGGATATTAGACATTCAATTTTTGAGCTGGAAAATGATATGCCAGTTATTGAAGTCATTTTCCTTTATAAATTAGTCCAATGGATTGGTGATCTAGCAGATCATGCGCAAACAGTAGGAGCGCGTCTTCAAATTCTTATTGCCCGGTAG
- the ftsB gene encoding cell division protein FtsB codes for MRPVIIILILALIGLQYKLWLGDGSILHWRQLEGKINQQKQENENLMTRNRAIEADIIELKQGEQALEEQARYELGMVKNDEIYYQFTE; via the coding sequence ATGCGCCCAGTCATAATTATTCTAATTTTAGCTCTTATAGGCTTACAGTATAAATTATGGCTAGGTGATGGAAGTATTCTGCATTGGCGCCAACTAGAGGGTAAAATAAACCAACAAAAGCAAGAAAATGAAAATCTAATGACCAGAAATCGAGCTATAGAGGCCGATATCATAGAGTTAAAGCAGGGTGAGCAAGCTCTCGAAGAACAAGCTCGCTATGAGTTAGGCATGGTAAAAAATGATGAAATTTATTACCAATTTACTGAATAA
- the eno gene encoding phosphopyruvate hydratase: MLIVNVKAREILDSRGNPTVEADVSLANGFTGRASVPSGASTGTREACELRDGLPERYNGKGVTKAVNYINIEINSALKDYSVDQQEEIDKKLQELDGTENKSHFGANAILAVSLAAARAYANASQQPLYQALHRGEDMRMPVPMMNVLNGGAHADNNVDIQEFMIIPVSAHNFSIALQMGAEIFHCLKSVLKQYGLNTAVGDEGGFAPNLKSNRHALDMLAHAVDQAGFKLGEDIVFALDVAASELYRDNYYYFSSENKRLDSAALIAYYHDLISAYPIVSIEDGLDESDWDGWQALTAEIGNRVQLVGDDLFVTNAKILEEGINQQVANAILIKPNQIGTLTETRQTIQLAQENNYRCVMSHRSGETEDTFIADLAVATGCGQIKTGSLCRTDRVAKYNQLLRIQELVPTLQYPAREIFS, from the coding sequence ATGCTAATTGTAAACGTTAAAGCACGTGAAATTTTGGATTCACGTGGTAATCCTACTGTGGAAGCAGATGTATCATTGGCAAATGGATTTACAGGGAGAGCAAGTGTACCTTCAGGTGCATCAACAGGAACACGAGAAGCATGTGAGCTTCGTGATGGCTTGCCGGAACGTTATAATGGTAAAGGCGTAACTAAAGCTGTTAATTACATTAATATTGAAATTAATAGTGCTTTAAAAGATTATTCTGTTGATCAACAAGAAGAAATAGATAAGAAACTACAAGAATTGGATGGTACAGAAAATAAATCTCATTTTGGTGCTAACGCCATTTTAGCTGTATCTTTAGCTGCTGCTCGCGCTTATGCTAATGCAAGTCAGCAGCCACTTTATCAAGCATTGCATCGCGGTGAAGATATGCGTATGCCTGTGCCAATGATGAATGTGTTAAATGGCGGCGCTCATGCCGATAATAATGTAGATATTCAAGAATTTATGATAATTCCGGTTAGTGCTCATAATTTTTCTATTGCATTACAGATGGGGGCTGAAATATTTCATTGTTTGAAATCTGTTTTAAAGCAATATGGTTTAAATACGGCTGTAGGCGATGAGGGTGGTTTTGCGCCTAACTTAAAGTCAAATCGGCATGCATTAGATATGTTAGCACATGCGGTAGATCAAGCTGGCTTTAAATTGGGTGAGGATATTGTTTTTGCTCTTGATGTTGCGGCGTCTGAGTTATATCGTGATAATTACTATTATTTTTCTTCTGAGAATAAAAGATTAGATAGTGCCGCACTGATTGCTTATTATCATGATTTAATTTCTGCCTATCCAATAGTAAGTATTGAAGATGGATTAGATGAAAGTGATTGGGACGGTTGGCAAGCGTTAACAGCGGAAATAGGCAATCGTGTACAATTAGTCGGTGATGACTTGTTTGTAACCAATGCAAAGATTCTAGAGGAAGGTATTAACCAGCAGGTTGCTAATGCTATTTTAATTAAGCCCAACCAGATTGGAACATTAACTGAAACAAGGCAAACTATTCAATTAGCTCAAGAAAATAATTACCGCTGTGTGATGTCACATCGTTCAGGCGAGACAGAAGATACATTCATCGCTGATTTAGCAGTAGCAACCGGTTGTGGTCAGATTAAAACAGGCTCATTATGTAGAACTGATCGCGTTGCTAAGTATAACCAGCTTTTAAGAATTCAGGAATTAGTTCCTACACTTCAATATCCAGCTAGAGAAATATTTTCTTGA